A stretch of the Aegilops tauschii subsp. strangulata cultivar AL8/78 chromosome 4, Aet v6.0, whole genome shotgun sequence genome encodes the following:
- the LOC109749743 gene encoding NAD(P)H-quinone oxidoreductase subunit T, chloroplastic: protein MRCGALHPLPATTRMNTTAPQNSSVTSTCAHSSEVLHGCRLMAASTASSSPLTAFLHRHDARSQRRARFVVAASTADAEPSPEATAAAASSTAGPGKKKTVDTRIHWSDPDEGWVGGKAKKEGDGRKDEPMGRRFADLINNPSESHYQFLGIAPGADLEEIKAAYRRLSKEYHPDTTRLPLKTASEKFIRLREVYKVLSKEESRRFYDWTLAQEAESRRLQQLRSRLEDPYELDLQNYEPVPDTVDRLGGKNMELSDQAMTALAFDIGIIIFSICCIIYALFFKEQY from the exons ATGCGATGTGGTGCCCTTCATCCGCTCCCCGCCACAACTCGCATGAACACAACCGCACCTCAAAACTCCTCCGTAACCTCTACCTGTGCTCATTCCTCGGAAGTACTGCACGGCTGCCGCCTCATGGCGGCATCCACAGCGTCGTCTAGCCCCTTGACGGCCTTCCTCCATCGGCACGACGCACGGAGCCAACGCCGCGCAAGGTTCGTCGTCGCGGCAAGCACGGCGGACGCCGAGCCATCCCCAGAGGCtacagcggcggcggcgtcgtcgaCAGCAGGGCCGGGGAAGAAGAAGACGGTGGACACGAGGATACACTGGTCTGACCCGGACGAAGGGTGGGTGGGAGGAAAGGCGAAGAAGGAAGGCGACGGCCGCAAGGACGAGCCGATGGGGCGACGATTCGCCGACCTCATCAACAACCCGTCCGAGTCACACTACCA GTTCTTAGGAATAGCGCCTGGCGCGGACTTGGAGGAGATCAAGGCGGCGTACCGGCGGCTGTCCAAGGAGTACCACCCAGACACGACGAGGCTGCCGCTAAAGACGGCGTCGGAGAAGTTCATCCGGCTCCGGGAGGTGTACAAGGTGCTGAGCAAGGAGGAGAGCCGCCGCTTCTATGACTGGACGCTGGCGCAGGAGGCCGAGAGCCGCCGGCTGCAGCAGCTCAGGTCCCGCCTCGAGGACCCCTACGAGCTCGACCTCCAGAACTACGAGCCCGTGCCCGACACGGTGGATCGCCTTGGCGGGAAGAACATGGAGCTCAGCGACCAGGCCATGACAGCCCTCGCATTCGACatcggcatcatcatcttcagcATCTGCTGCATCATCTACGCCCTCTTCTTCAAGGAGCAATACTGA
- the LOC109749738 gene encoding TPD1 protein homolog 1B isoform X1 encodes MACFQTRPSAAVVVVVTMLLLQACYEGSQASASSSLQLQLPRHQMRKMLSVSAPSMSSSGGGGRSAEPLELEECSKDLLEVYQINAPSMAGGIPAYSVEFTNTCMECLVCDVHVACGDFASNDVIDPAKFRRLGINDCLVNDGKSIEPSFPVSFQYGNSFPYPMTVASASCDCK; translated from the exons ATGGCGTGCTTTCAGACGCGTCCAAGTGCTGCTGTTGTGGTCGTCGTCACCATGCTTCTGCTCCAGGCTTGCTATGAAGGCAGTCAAG CATCAGCATCTTCCTCGCTGCAGCTGCAGCTGCCTCGGCATCAGATGCGCAAGATGCTCAGCGTCAGTGCACCTTCCATGTCATCGAGCGGCGGCGGAGGGCGCTCGGCGGAGCCGTTGGAGCTGGAGGAGTGCTCAAAGGATCTCCTGGAGGTGTACCAGATCAACGCGCCGAGCATGGCGGGCGGCATACCGGCCTACAGCGTGGAGTTCACCAACACATGCATGGAATGTCTCGTGTGCGACGTCCATGTCGCATGCGGCGACTTCGCCTCAAATGATGTCATCGACCCGGCCAAGTTCCGCCGCCTCGGCATCAACGACTGCCTCGTCAACGACGGCAAGTCCATTGAGCCCAGCTTCCCCGTGTCGTTCCAGTACGGCAACTCCTTTCCGTACCCGATGACAGTCGCGTCCGCCTCCTGTGACTGTAAGTAG
- the LOC109749738 gene encoding TPD1 protein homolog 1B isoform X2: protein MACFQTRPSAAVVVVVTMLLLQACYEGSQASSSLQLQLPRHQMRKMLSVSAPSMSSSGGGGRSAEPLELEECSKDLLEVYQINAPSMAGGIPAYSVEFTNTCMECLVCDVHVACGDFASNDVIDPAKFRRLGINDCLVNDGKSIEPSFPVSFQYGNSFPYPMTVASASCDCK from the exons ATGGCGTGCTTTCAGACGCGTCCAAGTGCTGCTGTTGTGGTCGTCGTCACCATGCTTCTGCTCCAGGCTTGCTATGAAGGCAGTCAAG CATCTTCCTCGCTGCAGCTGCAGCTGCCTCGGCATCAGATGCGCAAGATGCTCAGCGTCAGTGCACCTTCCATGTCATCGAGCGGCGGCGGAGGGCGCTCGGCGGAGCCGTTGGAGCTGGAGGAGTGCTCAAAGGATCTCCTGGAGGTGTACCAGATCAACGCGCCGAGCATGGCGGGCGGCATACCGGCCTACAGCGTGGAGTTCACCAACACATGCATGGAATGTCTCGTGTGCGACGTCCATGTCGCATGCGGCGACTTCGCCTCAAATGATGTCATCGACCCGGCCAAGTTCCGCCGCCTCGGCATCAACGACTGCCTCGTCAACGACGGCAAGTCCATTGAGCCCAGCTTCCCCGTGTCGTTCCAGTACGGCAACTCCTTTCCGTACCCGATGACAGTCGCGTCCGCCTCCTGTGACTGTAAGTAG
- the LOC109749726 gene encoding uncharacterized protein isoform X1 has product MIRNLVLRLGGVVTFNSASVLQSTVRPHARAASDSCLFYQRYAFYRKCENNDDLRLKNHRGCSFSVPLVKSYTNTALDKEERDVRQRTGEGHRKEQLVIVHIALGQRWFFTTHTSAESTSGCPEVSSLPGLFIKGPSATYALLDNESM; this is encoded by the exons ATGATTCGAAATTTGGTTCTCAGGCTAG GTGGTGTGGTTACTTTCAATAGCGCTTCAGTTCTGCAGTCGACAGTTCGACCTCATGCTAGGGCAGCCTCAGACAGTTGCCTCTTCTACCAAAG GTATGCCTTCTACCGAAAGTGCGAGAACAACGATGATCTCAG GCTCAAGAATCATCGAGGTTGCTCCTTCTCTGTTCCTTTGGTCAAG tcataTACTAATACCGCGTTGGATAAAGAGGAGAGGGATGTGCGGCAGCGGACGGGAGAGGGTCACCGGAAGGAACAGCTGGTCATCGTTCACATCGCGCTGGGCCAGAGATGGTTCTTTACAACCCACACGTCCGCAG AGTCCACAAGTGGTTGCCCTGAAGTCTCCTCCTTGCCCGGCTTATTCATTAAG GGTCCGTCAGCTACTTATGCTTTGCTAGACAATGAGAGTATGTAG
- the LOC109749726 gene encoding uncharacterized protein isoform X2 translates to MIRNLVLRLGGVVTFNSASVLQSTVRPHARAASDSCLFYQRYAFYRKCENNDDLRLKNHRGCSFSVPLVKRRGMCGSGRERVTGRNSWSSFTSRWARDGSLQPTRPQSPQVVALKSPPCPAYSLRVRQLLMLC, encoded by the exons ATGATTCGAAATTTGGTTCTCAGGCTAG GTGGTGTGGTTACTTTCAATAGCGCTTCAGTTCTGCAGTCGACAGTTCGACCTCATGCTAGGGCAGCCTCAGACAGTTGCCTCTTCTACCAAAG GTATGCCTTCTACCGAAAGTGCGAGAACAACGATGATCTCAG GCTCAAGAATCATCGAGGTTGCTCCTTCTCTGTTCCTTTGGTCAAG AGGAGAGGGATGTGCGGCAGCGGACGGGAGAGGGTCACCGGAAGGAACAGCTGGTCATCGTTCACATCGCGCTGGGCCAGAGATGGTTCTTTACAACCCACACGTCCGCAG AGTCCACAAGTGGTTGCCCTGAAGTCTCCTCCTTGCCCGGCTTATTCATTAAG GGTCCGTCAGCTACTTATGCTTTGCTAG
- the LOC109749726 gene encoding uncharacterized protein isoform X3 — protein MIRNLVLRLGGVVTFNSASVLQSTVRPHARAASDSCLFYQRYAFYRKCENNDDLRLKNHRGCSFSVPLVKSPQVVALKSPPCPAYSLRVRQLLMLC, from the exons ATGATTCGAAATTTGGTTCTCAGGCTAG GTGGTGTGGTTACTTTCAATAGCGCTTCAGTTCTGCAGTCGACAGTTCGACCTCATGCTAGGGCAGCCTCAGACAGTTGCCTCTTCTACCAAAG GTATGCCTTCTACCGAAAGTGCGAGAACAACGATGATCTCAG GCTCAAGAATCATCGAGGTTGCTCCTTCTCTGTTCCTTTGGTCAAG AGTCCACAAGTGGTTGCCCTGAAGTCTCCTCCTTGCCCGGCTTATTCATTAAG GGTCCGTCAGCTACTTATGCTTTGCTAG
- the LOC123493632 gene encoding uncharacterized protein — MAGIVHKEFPELAQTGLNYLSWSSNCEIFLQGKTLLRAIGKGAQLAVTDPKFETENAQCFWPWTALKQRFERLKYTVKPRAEAEWIRLRFADFKTVGEYNSALHQICTTLRLCGTKITDSQKIEKTLSTFHPDAVQSSRNYRQGNYTRYSELIDVLQVAEAQDEVLKKNFVAQPLGGSSRQEVNALKVRKPQQKKRGRKGKKKGPHPPPRPG, encoded by the exons ATGGCCGGAATTGTCCACAAGGAGTTTCCTGAGTTGGCCCAGACAGGGCTGAACTACCTGTCATGGTCCTCGAACTGCGAGATCTTTCTCCAGGGCAAAACCCTCCTGAGGGCGATCGGTAAGGGGGCCCAGCTAGCCGTCACTGATCCCAAGTTCGAGACTGAGAATGCGCAG TGCTTCTGGCCTTGGACCGCTCTTAAGCAGCGGTTTGAGCGGCTGAAGTACACTGTGAAGCCACGTGCGGAGGCAGAGTGGATCCGTCTGAGGTTTGCGGACTTCAAGACGGTTGGGGAGTACAATTCGGCTCTGCACCAGATTTGTACGACTCTTCGGTTGTGTGGTACTAAGATTACCGACTCCCAGAAGATTGAGAAAACCCTATCCACTTTCCACCCCGACGCGGTTCAGTCCTCACGGAACTACCGCCAGGGGAACTACACGAGGTATTCAGAGTTGATTGACGTCCTCCAGGTGGCGGAGGCGCAAGACGAGGTTCTCAAAAAGAACTTTGTCGCGCAACCACTTGGGGGGAGTTCTCGCCAGGAGGTGAACGCTCTCAAAGTCCGCAAGCCTCAACAGAAGAAGAGGGGCCGGAAGGGCAAGAAGAAGGGCcctcacccccccccccgccccggctaA